The sequence CGGACCGACGGCGCTCCGCGGGCTGCGGGAACCGTCCGTGACCTGGCCGCCGCTCTGCCTCGGGCCGGCCGGGGCCTGACGGCCGGGCTGCTGACCGTCACGCTGTTGACCGGCCTGCTGCCCCTGGTCCAGATGGGGCTCACCAGCATCGCGGTCGGCTCGCTCCCCGACGCCGTGCGCCATGGTGCGGGCACAAGGGCGCACACTCGCCTCGTGCTGGTGCTCGCCGTGCTGACCGCGGTGTTCTTCGCCGCGCAGGCCGCCGTTCCGCTCCAGAGGTCGCTGTGCCGAGCCCTCGGTACGCGGCTGGAGGAACGCACCCGGATGCGGGTCATGGCGGCGGCAGACGGCGAGGAGCACGGCGGGGAAGGGCTTCGGGAGGCGGTGGCGCGGGCGCGGGACATCAGGACCGCCGCGTTCGGACCGTCGGCCGCGGTGGGGGGACTGTCCGGTCTGGTCGCGGGACGTCTGCACGGGCTGGCGGCGGCCGCTGTCCTGGCCACCTTCCAATGGTGGGCGCCGCTGGTGCTGCTGGGCACCTTCCTCCCCTGGGACCGCTACTTCCGCCAGGAACACGCCAAGGTCGCGAAGGGCTGGGCGGGCCGCACCGAGGAGCAGGAACGGGCCAGGTACTACCGCGATCTCGCCTTCGATCCGGCGGCGGGCAAGGAGATCAGGATCTTCGGCCTCGCGGGCTTCGTCGGCGACCGGTTCGCCAGGCACTTCCGGCGGGCCATGAGCCCGGTATGGCGCGGGCGCGGCACCGACCTGCGACGCTTCCTTCCCCGCGTGGCGCTGGTGGCGCTCGGCTACGCCGTGGTCTACGGCTCCATGGGCCGCGAGCTGTCGAACGGGACGCTCGGGCTCACCGCCACGGTGCTGTACGTCCAGACGGCCGGTCAGATCTGGCGGATCGTACCGAGCTTCAACGACCTCTCGCGGCTCGCCATCGGGGCCGGCGCCGTCTCGGCGGCGGCGCGACTGCCCGAGCCCGCCGGACACGCGTCGCAGCGGGCCGTACCACCCGCACCCGCGCACCGGCCCGTCATCCGGTTCGAGAACGTGACCTACCGCTATCCGGCGGCAGCCGACGAGGTTCTGCATGGCATCGACCTGACCGTCCCGGCGGGCGGAACCCTGGCGGTGGTCGGGGCCAACGGTGCGGGCAAGAGCACTCTGATCAACCTGCTGTGCGGTCTTGTCCGGCCCACCGACGGCCGGGTGACAGCGGATGGCACGGACCTCGCGGACTTGGCGTCCGGCGAGTGGCGGACCGGGGTCGCCGCGGTCTTCCAGGACCAGGTGCGCTACCCCTTCTCGGTCCGCGACAACATCGCCGTCGGAGCGGCCGGTCCGGTCGATGACGCGGCGGTACTGCGGGCTGCCGGGCAGGCGGGGGCGGCGGAGCTGATCGGGCGGCTGCCCCGAGGACTGGACACCGTGTTGTCCCGCGACTTCACGGGAGGCACCGAACTCTCCGGCGGGCAGTGGCAGTCCATAGCGGTGGCCCGTGCGCTGGCCGGCACCGCGACGGGCGCCCACCTGCTCGTGCTCGACGAGCCGACGGCGAGTCTGGACGTACGCGCCGAGGCGGAGCTGTTCGGGAGGATCATCGGCGCGGACACCGGCTTGACCACGGTGCTGGTCTCCCATCGCTTCGCCAACGTCCGGCGCGCCGACCGCATCGTCGTCCTGGACGGCGGCCGCGTCACCGAGGAGGGAACCCACGACGAGCTGATGCGGTTGAACGGCCGGTACGCACAGATGTTCCGTCTCCAGGCCGCCCATTTCACCGATGCGGCCAAGGAGCCCGCCGAAGGGCGTCCGGACGTCCCCGGCCCGGACGCCTCGGTTCTTGATGTGCCCCGCCCGAACGCCGAAGACACCGATGTCGCAGCCGTGGACCTCGCGGACGGGAGGACACCGTGAGGGAGACACTCCGGCTGATCCGTCTGGTCCTGTCCGACTCCCTGCGCGCCGACCCGCGGCTCACGGCGGCGGTCATCGCCCTGCGGATCGCCGCGGGCGTCCTGGCCCCGCTCGACGCCGTCGCCCTCGGGCTCCTCGTCGACGCGGCCCTGAGCGGGAACACCCCGGCATCGCTCGGTTACGCCGTCATGTTCGCGGTGTGCGACGCGGGGAGTTCGGCGCTCAACCACCCGGCGGGAAAACTGGAGCTGACCCTCAGGGAGAAGACCGACTTCCTCCTTGAACGCCGGGTCGTCAAAGCCGTGAGCGAGCCGGTGACGACCGGTCACCTGGAACACCCCGCCTACCTTGACCAGGTCGAGAGGGCCAGGGACCAGTCGTCTTCGCTGGGCGCGTTGGTGGTCCGGCTGGTCGCCCTGGTGCAGGTTCTGATCATGGTGGCGATCACCGTGGCCGCCCTGGTCACCGTGCATGGGGCGCTGGCCCTGCTGTTGATCGTGGCGATTCCCGCCGTCGCTGCCACGGGGCGCGCTGAGTCCGTGCGGATGCGCGCCGAGGAGCAGTTGGCCGAGCCTCTGCGACACACCGACCGCATCTTCGAACTGGCCACCCGGCCGCAGGCGACGGCCGAGATCCGGCTGTCCGGCAGCGGACCTCTGCTGCGCGAGCGGTTCCGTGAGAGCTCTGCGCACATTGCCGCGGTGCGGGGTCGCGCCGAGCGGCGGGCCGCGGGGATCACGGCGGCCGGATGGCTGGTGTTCTCGACCGGTCTGCTGGCCGCGCTCGTCCTGCTCGTCCGGGAGGCCATACACGGCCGGGTCGGCGTCGGCGCCGCGCTGATCATCCTGGGTCTGGCGGTGCGACTCATCGAGCAGGTGGACGACATCACGATGGCCGTGGCGGGTGCGCGGCGGGCACTGATCGACGGGCGGCGCCTGCTTCGCCTGGTGGACGGCATCGACCGAGCCGCCGGGACGCCCTCTCCGCCGGCGACGGGGCAGGTCCCCGAGCGTCTGGCACACGGCATCGAGTTGCGTGGAGTGAGCTTCCGCCACCCCGGCGCGGAGCGCGACGTACTGCGGGAGATCGACCTCTGTCTGGAGCCGGGTAGCACCGTCGCGGTCGTGGGCGTGACCGGGGCGGGCAAGACCACCCTCGTCAAACTGCTCTGCCGCCTGTACGAACCCGACGTCGGCGAGATCACCGTCGATGGCCAGGGGCTCCGGGAACTGCCCGCTGAGGAGTGGCGCGGTGCCATGTCGGCCTGCTTCCAGGACTACGTACGCTTCGAACTCCTTGCCCGGGAGGCCATCGGCATAGGACAACTGGCTGACGTGGAGCGGGAGTCACGGGTCCGTGCGGCCGCGTTCCGGGCGGACATCACCGGAGTTCTGGACGGCCTGCCGCACGGCCTGGATACCCAGCTCGGCGCCCGCTGGACCGGAGGCGTGGGCCTGTCGGGCGGGCAGTGGCAGCGGCTCGCACTGGCTCGCGCCTCGATGCGCACCAGCCCTCTCCTGCTCGTACTGGACGAGCCCAGCGCCGGCATCGACGCCGTGACCGAGCACGCGATCTTCGAGCGCTACACCCGTGCAAGCCGGGAGGGAGCCCTCTCCGGGGCGGTGACCCTGCTCGTTTCGCACCGCTTCTCCACGGTCCGGATGGCCGACCGCATCGTCGTGCTGGACGGCGGACGCATCACGGAGAGCGGCAGTCACGACGAACTGATGCGCCTCGGCGGGACCTACGCAGAACTCTTCCACCTCCAGGCCGATGGCTACGGCAGGTCCGGTGACCGAACCCTGTCGACCTCCTGACCGAGAACAACTGCCTTGAGGACAAGGGGGGGATGACCGCCCGGCTTTCGGTCCGGGCCGGCAGCGGAGTGGAACGCCGAGGAGCGTTCATGCGGATGGCGGCCGGGTGGAGGGGATGGGCGGAAGCCATGTGGGCGTGTTGTGGCGGAAGCTGTGACCGATGGGGATGATCCCGGCACCGTTGTCCAGGGCCGAGAGACAGACTCCGAGGTATTCCTCACCGTCGGCCGCAGCCCCGAGGGGCGTACCGCACAAGGCGCAGAACCAGCGTTGCATCGTGGGCCAGGACCGGTACGAGCTGGGGGTTCCGGGCCCGGTCCAGCTGAAGCCGGTCCGGCGGAAGCCGACCCAGCCCATGATCGGGCCGCCGGAGAGGCGGGAGCAGTGGGGGCAGGCACATACGTGGGGGTCGTAGGGCTCCCCCATCGCTTCGAAACGGATGTGGCCGCACAGGCAGCCGCCGGTGGATGCCTCTGTCGTGGGTGTCAGGTCGCTGGGCATGGGGCTTCCTTGCTGTCGCGGCACGGCCGGGACGGTGGACATGCGCGTCGACTCGCCACAAGAGGACGGGCCTACGGGCGGAGTTCGGGGCAGGTGAGGGCGCTCCGGGGTGGGCAGCCTGGCACGCCGACTCCGTGGCGTGGGAGCGGCCGAGCGGAATCGGGCCATCGCCGCCGCCGTGCCGCCGTACGCCGGGCACTGTCGGGCGCAGCCGCCGCATGGGGCGGACGGGGCATCAGGTTGGCCGGAAACCCTCGGAGGAAGCGGCCGAACGGGCGACCATCGCTCGAACGAGGGCGTTTCGACGGCAGGACCCCGCGCCCTTGGCGCGAGCGGCGACATTCGTACACGCGTCCAGAAATCCCCTCGCCGTCACCCGTTACGGCGTGCCGGGTGCCCCGTTTCTAGAGCACCCGTGCCATTCGACGATCTGCTGGAGGACACGATGACTCCGCTCCCCGCCCCCGCGTGCCGGCCCCTCGCATTCGAACGACGGTGGCCTGTCCCGGCTCCTCCCACCCTCGGCGTGCAGCAGGTCGACACCTCCACCCACCGCTCGACGCGGCCGGATGCGAGGCGGGAGGGATGACGAACACGCACCCTCCGAAGGTCCCCGTCGACGGGAGTGTTCCGGCGCCGCGGTCCGTCCCGCTCCCACTGCCTCCCGCGACGTTCCCCACCGGCCCGCAGGACGGCGATGTGACCGACGGGATGAAGGAGGCGTACTGGTCTGTCCACGACGGCGCGGCCGCGAACGCCACGGTGTGGCAGGTCCTTGCCCGGCTGCCCAGGATCACGGCCCTGATCGGGCGGCTCGCCTGGGGCGCGGACCGCTCCGCCACGGTCACGGTCGTCGTCTGCCAACTGGCATCGGCGGCCATGAGCGCCTTCGGGCTGATCGCCTCGGTCGCTGTTCTCCAGCACCTGTTCGCCCAGGGCCCCACGCCCGACCGTGTGCGTGCCGCCGTTCCCCAGATCCTCCTCATCGTCGGTTTCCTCGCGGCCCGTGCGCTCATGGAGGCCGCTGTCGCGGCTGCTCAGGCCAGGGTGACGCCCAAGATCCGCACGGCCCTGGAATGCGAATTCTTCCGGCTCACCGCGCACGTGCGTCTCGAAGCGGTCGAGGACGCCGAGTGGCACGACGAGGTGCACCGCGCCAACGACCGAGGGCTGTTCTACGCGCGGCAGATCGTCGGGCAGGTCGTCTCCCTCGCGTCCGCCGGCCTGGGGCTCGTCGGCACCGCCGGTGTACTGAGCCTCCTGCACCCGCTCCTGTTGCCCCTGCTGCTGCTGTCCGTCGTCCCGGTCGGCGCGGCCGCCGTCCGCAGCGCACGCGCCAGATTCCACTCCTTCAAACGCTGGAACACCCTGCAGCGCCGGGTCCGGGTCTTCTCGTGGCTGATGCTCGACGTGGACGCGGCCGCCGAACTGCGCTCCGACACCGCGCAGGGCGCGCTCCTGGAAGAGCACCGGCGGCTCACCACCAAGATCGCAGCGGAGGACAGCAGGCTGGGCCTGTACTCCGCGATGCTGAACCTGGCCGGGCGGGCTGTGGGCGGGCTCGGGACCGGCATCACCTACACGGTGCTGGGTGCCATGCTGATCGCCGGATGGCTTCCCCTGGCAGCCGGTGCCGGTGCCGTCATCGCCATCCAGGCAGGCCAGGCGTCGCTGACCCGGCTCGTCGAGGTCGCCCATCTCGTCTACGAGCACGCCCTATGGGTGGACGACCTCCTTGCCGTGCAGGAACGCTGTCGCCAACTACTGCCTCGCAGAACCGCGTTGAACGCGCCCGCCCAGGTGAGGACGATCACCCTGGAGAACGTGCGGTTCACCTACCCCGGCAAGGACACACCGGCCCTGGACGGGATCAGCTTGACCCTCCGCGCCGGGGAGACGGTGGCATTCGTCGGCCTCAACGGTTCGGGCAAGAGCACCTGCGCCAAGCTCCTCGCCGGCCTGTACGAGGCGCAGCAGGGCAGCGTGCGCTGGAATGGCGTCGACATGCGTGACATGGACGCCCAGTCGGTCCACCGGCAGGTGGCCTGTGTGCTGCAGGAGCCGGTCCGCTTCCCTTTCAGCGCCCTGTCGAACATCACCATCTCGACCGGCACTCTCGTGGACGTCGATCCGCAGCGGGCGATGGACGCCGCGCGGGCGTCCGGCGCCGACGGTGTCATCGCCGCCCTGCCCGGCCAGTGGGGAGCGATCCTGTCCAAGCGGTTCAAGGACGGCCAGGAGCTGTCGGGCGGACAGTGGGCGAAAGTGGCCGTGGGCCGCGGCCTGTACAAGAAGGCACCGTTGCTCCTCCTGGACGAGCCGACGGCCAGCATGGACCCTCCTTCCGAGCACGCTGTCTACGAGGCGGTACTGCGCGGCCGGCTGCGTGAGGACCAGATCACCGTGCTGATCTCCCACCGACTGGCCAGCGTCATCGACTGCCACCGGATCCATGTGTTCGACAGCGGTCGCATCGTCGAGTCCGGGTCCCACGACGAACTGATGGCCCTGGGCGGCGACTACGCAGCCATGTTCACGCTTCAGGCCGGTGGCTACCGACCCCGCACCCCTGCGGCCACCGCGACGACCGCCGTCGAGGAGGCGACGCAGTGATCCCACCCCGGAAACGGTCGGCGCTCCGGCGCCTGTTCACTCTCCGAGTGAGCTCTTCAGGAAGTCCAGTTCGAGCCGCAGCAGGGTGTCCGCGACCCCTTCCCCGGTCACGAGGTGCCCGACCCCCGGGAGCAGCAGCACGCTGTGCGGCCGCCCCGCAGCGAGCAACTTCGCCGAGAAGCGCAGCGTATGCGCCGGGGCCACATTGTCGTCGGCCAGTCCGTGCACGAGCATCAGCGGCCGGGTCAGGTTCCCGGCGAGCGGGATCAGCGAGCTGCGCTCGTAGTCGAGCGGCTGGAGGCGCGGGTGGCCGAGGAAGCGCTCCTCCCAATACGTGTCGTACAGGCGCCGGTCGGTCGGCGGCGCGCCCGCGACCGCCGCGTGGAACACATCGGGACGGTGCAGTACGGCGCCGGCGGCAAGGTAGCCGCTGAACGACCAGCCCCGGATGCCCACTCGTCCCAGGTCGATGGCCTCGCACCGTTCAGCGGCAGCGTGCAGCCCGTCGATCTGGTCGTCGAGGACAGGGGTGAGCCGGTCACCGAGGATGGCTTGCTGCCACCGCACCCCGCGGCCGGGGGTTCCCCGCCCGTCCGTGGCCAGTACGGCAAAGCCGTGTTCGGCGTACCACTGGCACACCGCCGTGTACCAACCGTGCGCCTTCGTCACCACCTGCATGCCGGGTCCGGCGTACGGACTGAGCAGTACGGGCAGCTTGTCCATGCCCGGTTCGTACCAGGAGGGCAGATGGAGTCGGCTGCGCAACTGCCGCTCACCCAGCGACAGATGCGCCGGCCGCGGTGTGACCGGCGGCTGTTCCGCCAGGACCGCGATCCGGCCGACCTGTCTGCCGCCCCGCAGCACCGTCACCGTCTGCCCGTCCGGAGTTCTGCTGTCCAGCACGAGGGTGTCACCCCCGGCGGTGGCCGTATGCACCCCCGGAGTGTGCGTCAGCCGTTCGAAGCCGTGGCCGGGCTCGTATGCCCAGACATGCACTTCTGTCGGCTCTTCACTCGCGGTGAACAACACCCGTTCGCCCACCGACCCCAGTACCGCGCGTACCTGGAGTCCGGCCGGAGCGAGGACCTCACCCATCCGGATCGTCCGCTCGTCACCGCGGACCTGAGGCAGCACCAGCACTCCCGATGCGGTGTGCAGCGGAGCACCCGGCGGAAACTCGACCCATCCTTCATCGGTGTGCTGGGACAGCCGCTCGACGGTGCCGGTCACGGGGTCGGCCCGCAGCACCCACATCGTTCGCTGATCCCGGGTCTGAAGACTGATCACCGGGCCCGCACCCTGCCAGTCGGCACTGACGACGTACTCGAACGCGAGCCCCCAGCTGTTGGCGGGAGCGTCACCCGCACGTGCCTGACGTGGCAGTTGCACCGGCGTGCGACCGCCGACGACCGTCACCAGGTGCAACGAGGTGAGGGCGTTGGCCGTGCCCGCCGCCGGGTAGGGAAACGACCGGGGCGGTCGGCCGGGATCCGAGGGATCGCTGAGACAGCGGCGCTCCACCACGGAGGTGTCGACCCGTGCGACGAGCAGCGCACCGCTGTCCGGAGACCACCAGTAGCCGCGCGATCTCCCGATGGAGGCGACAGCGGTGTAGTCAGGAAGCCCGTAGGTGATATCCGCGGTCTCGGGCACGGCGAGCGGCCGGTCTCCGGTCCCATCGGTACCCACCACACGAAGGGTGCCCTCGGCGACGTAGGCGATCAGAGTGCCGTCCGGGGAGGGGCGGGGATCTCTCACCGGGCCGACGGTCCGGATGCGACGTGGCGGGCCACCGTCCGTACGTACCGTCCACAGCGAACCGTCGAGGCTGTACGCCACCACCCGAACGCGGCGGTCGGTCGCGTAGGACACCACTCCGGCCGAGCGCATGGGGATCGGTTCGGTACCGATGCGCCGGGATTCCGGGGTTCCCCGGCTGCCGTCGGCTGTCGGACCGGCGAGGATCCGCTCGTCGCCCCCCGCGTACATCCACAGTCCGACGCGCGGAACGACACCGGATTCCGACCGGAGGAACAGCACCCGGTCACCGTCCGGGGAGACGGTGAACTCGCGTGGGACTCCGAGAGAGAAGCGGCGGGTTCGGGCGAACCGGCGGGGAAATCCTTCGATATCCATGATCTTGACCATCTCTGCGAGGGCTTCGCGGCCTGCGGTACGGCGACGGCGACGTGAAACCAGAACGTGGTTGGACAAGAAAAAAGGCTCCAGGCCGGTGGCCTGGAGCCTGCAACTCATGCTGTGACGGGGATCAAGTGATCAACCCTCGTTCGATGATGACCTCAACCGAACGGAATTTATTCTAGCAGCCACGGTCCACGGGCCCGGTCCGACCCCCCACACACGCCCCCGACGGCCGTCCGGGGCCGCGCTCGCGGCGCTGTCCCGCGCCGCCATGCGCCCCCTACAACTTGGGTAGCACACAGGACCGTTGTCTCATTCCCTGGGTGGAGGGAGGTGCACCCCGGCGGGCGGATCCGGAGGCATGACCGGTCCTGAAGGATCTTTCCTGTCCGAACACAAGACCGGAAGGAATCCCTATCGTGCGCAGACGACGTCTCGTGCCTCTGCTGGCCGTGAGTGTCACGGCCACGCTGGCTCCCGCGCTCGCCACCTCGACGGCCACCGCCGCTCCGGCCGCCGCCCCGTCGACCGCGTCCTCGTCCGCCGCCAAGAGCGCGCTGGACCGGTATGTGAAGCAGAAACCGCGGTGGAAGCGGTGCGAAGCCGACGCCCCGGCATCGTTCGAGTGCGCCACGATCAAGGTCCCGCTGGACTACCGGGTTCCCGGGGGCAAGCGGATCGACTTGGCGATATCCCGGATCAAGAGCACCGCGCCCGGCAAGCGGCGGGGTGTCCTGCTCTCCAACCCGGGCGGCCCGGGTGGAGAAGGGATCTACATGCCGTTGGGGATGCAGGACAGACTCCCCAGCTCCGCGCGGCAGAAGTACGACCTCATCGGGTTCGACCCGCGCGGTGTGGGTCGCAGCACCCCGGTCTCCTGCGGCCTGACGCCGGAGGAGGAGGACTGGCTGCGGCCGTACAAGGAGGAAACGTTCGACAAGGACGTCGCCTGGGCCCGCGGGGTCGCGGACAAGTGCGGGGAGAAGGCGGGCGACACGCTCCCCCACATCACCACACGCAACACCGCCCGCGACATGGATCTGCTCCGGGCGGTCCTCGGTGAGAAGAAGATCTCGTACGTCGGCTACTCGTACGGCACCTACCTGGGCGCCGTCTACACCCAGCTCTTCCCGGGCCGGGCCGACCGGTTCGTACTGGACAGCGCGGTCGATCCGGCGCGCGCCTGGCGAGGCATGGTCCAGTGGTGGGCGGAGGGTGCCGAGCCCGCGTTCGACCGGTGGACCGCCTGGGCCGCCGGGCGTTCGGAGAAGTACGACCTCGGTGACACCCCGAAGAAGGTCGACCGGACCTTCTGGAACCTGGTCGCGCAGGCCGACGAGAAGCCCATCGAGGTGGACGGTCAGCCGGTCACCGGTGATGACATCCGCAGCGGCATGCGCGGAGCGGTCTTCTTTCCCCAGGAAGCCACCGAGGCGATCGTGGAGCTGAAGAAGGCCGCGGCCGGCGTACCCGCCTCCGCGAAGAAGCTCGCCGCGTTCGCGGGATCCGGGAAGGCCGGGGCGGCAGGCGGCGCCGCCGAGGCGCCGTCCGACAACATGACGGCGAGCTTCTGGGCCGTGGTGTGCGGCGACAACTCGGCCGCGTGGCCCCGCGATCCCGAGACCTACCGACGGGAAGCCGTCCAGGACAAGGGGCGGTACCCGCTCTACGGTGACTTCACGTCCAGCATCAAGCCCTGTGCGTTCTGGGACAAGTCCGTGGAACCGGCCACCAAGGTGAACAACAAGGTCGGCTCCCTGGTCGTCCAGAACGAGTGGGACCCGCAGACCCCGCTGCCCAGCGGTCAGGCCCTGCACGCGAACCTGAAGGGATCGCGAATGGTCACCGTCCTCGGCGGCGAGGGCCACGGCGTCTACCCGAACGGCAACGCGTGCACGGACGGCACGGTCACCGGATACCTGCTCACCGGCAAGCTCCCCGCGAAGGACGTCACCTGCACGGCGACGGCCGCTTCGAACTCCGAGGCACGGAAGAACCGGAAGCAGGACGTGCTGCCCGGGTCGCCGCTCCCGCAGCGCGCGCCCGACCGTTTCTGAGCCCGGCCGTACGGCCCACTGCCGCATGACCCGTTGAAGACGGGGCGGGACCTCCGGACGGGTCCCGCCCCGTCCGCACGCCGTACACGGCGGCCGGGAGAGGCCCGTCACCGTGTGTCGCGCAGCTGGAGGAGGTACGCGGCAGTCAGCGCGACGGCACGGTCCCCGTCGTGCGACAGCTCCACGAGGGCACGTGAGGCGGTCGTCCCCAAAATGCCCGCCAGCGCCTGGGTCAGCCGTCCGCGTGCGGACGTTCGCGCGGTGTCGTGGGCGAGGCGGTCGACGAGCCCTGTCGCGATCCGGTCCGCCGTCGCCTCGTCACTCGCCAGCACGCTCAGTACGTCGGCCGCATCGGTGTCGTTCCTTCCCTCCGCGATCATGTCGATGAGTGTCGGAACCGCATCGGCCGCTCCACGTGTCCCGAGAGCCAGAGCCGCGTACCCGCGGACCAGGACGTCGGGGCCGGCCAGAGCGTCCCGCAGCTGCGCGGTGGCCTCGTCACCGGGCATCTCGGCGAGGGACCGGACAGCGCGTTCCCGCACCGCTGCCACCGGTGAGCCGAGACCCTCCGCCAGCAGCGCCGGGCCGCCGTCGCCCGATCGCGCCAGCGCCCATCGAAGGGCTCCGGCGACGTTCGGCTCCGTCTCGCTCAAGGCCGCCTCGACCAGGGCTTCCACCGGCACCGGGATCTCGTCGGCCGCGGAGAGGGCCGCGCGCTGGCGCGCGTCGGCGCTCTTGGACCCCAGTGCTTGGAGGAGCGCGACGATCTGGAGGACGTCCTCCCAGTCCGCCGGGTCGGCGGCATCGATCCGGCGCAGCCGTGTGAGCAGCTCGGTCTCCGCAGCGATGCGTTCGCGTGTCTGCCGGATGAGGTCGCCGACGAGCGCCGAAGGTGTACCGGGGTCTTCGAGCGCGCGCCCGATCTCGCGCAGCGACAGCCCCAGCGACCGCAGGCTCTCGATGTGGAAGATCCGCCGGATGTCCTCCCCGGAATACTCCCGATAGCCGGAGCCCGTACGGCCCGAAGGCCGCACCAGGCCGAGCGACTCGTAGTGCCTGAGCATGCGGGCACTGGCCCCGGACCGTCGGGCCACCTCACCGATCAGCACGTCCTATCGTCCCTCCTGGCCGGCCACGCCGAGGGCCACGATGCGCTTGGCCTCCTCGATGGCGAAATCGAAACCGATGTCCGGATCGCGCAGCAGCCGTTGCGTGGCGAGCGCGTGCGCGCGCACGTGCGGGTCAGGGGCCGTCGTCGCAGCACACAGAGCCGGCACGATCGCTTCACCCAGCGCGACCAGTGCCCGGCTGAGACTCAGCCGAGTCTCCTTACCGCCGCGTCCTAGCTGCGTCGCCAGCATCGCGGCCAACCCGGACTCCTCGCCCTCCGGTACGAGCACGACCGCGGCCCGCCAGGC is a genomic window of Streptomyces sp. NBC_01237 containing:
- a CDS encoding alpha/beta hydrolase produces the protein MRRRRLVPLLAVSVTATLAPALATSTATAAPAAAPSTASSSAAKSALDRYVKQKPRWKRCEADAPASFECATIKVPLDYRVPGGKRIDLAISRIKSTAPGKRRGVLLSNPGGPGGEGIYMPLGMQDRLPSSARQKYDLIGFDPRGVGRSTPVSCGLTPEEEDWLRPYKEETFDKDVAWARGVADKCGEKAGDTLPHITTRNTARDMDLLRAVLGEKKISYVGYSYGTYLGAVYTQLFPGRADRFVLDSAVDPARAWRGMVQWWAEGAEPAFDRWTAWAAGRSEKYDLGDTPKKVDRTFWNLVAQADEKPIEVDGQPVTGDDIRSGMRGAVFFPQEATEAIVELKKAAAGVPASAKKLAAFAGSGKAGAAGGAAEAPSDNMTASFWAVVCGDNSAAWPRDPETYRREAVQDKGRYPLYGDFTSSIKPCAFWDKSVEPATKVNNKVGSLVVQNEWDPQTPLPSGQALHANLKGSRMVTVLGGEGHGVYPNGNACTDGTVTGYLLTGKLPAKDVTCTATAASNSEARKNRKQDVLPGSPLPQRAPDRF
- a CDS encoding MerR family transcriptional regulator, translating into MLIGEVARRSGASARMLRHYESLGLVRPSGRTGSGYREYSGEDIRRIFHIESLRSLGLSLREIGRALEDPGTPSALVGDLIRQTRERIAAETELLTRLRRIDAADPADWEDVLQIVALLQALGSKSADARQRAALSAADEIPVPVEALVEAALSETEPNVAGALRWALARSGDGGPALLAEGLGSPVAAVRERAVRSLAEMPGDEATAQLRDALAGPDVLVRGYAALALGTRGAADAVPTLIDMIAEGRNDTDAADVLSVLASDEATADRIATGLVDRLAHDTARTSARGRLTQALAGILGTTASRALVELSHDGDRAVALTAAYLLQLRDTR